In Lewinella sp. 4G2, the DNA window CCATAAACCGCGGCCGTATCAATTGCTCGGCGCAGAATATCACTTCCCTGACCGTAGAAACCCCAGCTGGCGTTGATCACATCCGCTTCATCGTAGACCGATGCCTGCAGTACGGCACACGCAGCATTGAAGACAGTGCCTACCCCAAAGTTATCGTGCGTTTTGTAGGGCATGATCTGTACCGTACAGTTGTCACATTCGCTTACGGTTTGGGCGACGATTCCCGCTACGTGGGTGCCGTGGCCATGGCCATCGTCTGGGTTGTTGTTACCGTCGACGAAGTTCCAACCGATCAAATCGTCGGTCTGGCAGTTGCTATCGTCATCTTCTCCGTCACCCAGTGGGTCGTCGTTCTTGTACAGGTAGGGCTGGAGCGTCGGGTGATCCAAGTCCAGGCCGGTATCCAGCACGGCCACTTTCACTGCCCCTGCGGGTGCATCGGTAAGAAAGGCCAAATCTCCACTCTGCAGCGGGCTGGTTGGCGCATTAGGGTTACTGAGCAGTTCGTCGTAGGTGAGTACGTTCAGTTCGATGTTGTCTACTTCTCCGGATTCCGCTCCGCTGTTGGTGCTGCTCCCCAGGACGCGCTCCAGAATATCCCCGGGAGGGCCGAGGGGCTGGCCAGTGGCCTCGTCGAAAAAGACACCGCCGCCCATTGTCCATACCTCCAGGCGGTCGCAGACGCAACTCTCTACGGATACGATGTCAAATTCGGCCCGAATGGCATCCCGGATGGCCGGTGTAGCTGTCGCCGCGAAGTCCAGAACTACTTCGAAGGGGACGAAAGGCATTGCCAATGAGTCCACGTTAAAGGGGATGCCAAAGTTGGTGAGTTGCTGCCCGAAGTAGATTGGGAATGTCGGCCAAGCGGGGCGGTCCGTTCCCACCGTCACATCATCCAAAAGCCAAAACTCAATGTTGGTGGCCACTTCAAAAGAGATCTGAAAATCATTCAGCCCATTAGTTTTGAGGAAGCTAAGGTCAATGATTTGAAAGTTACCCGCTGAGGTTTCTTCGTCGCTGACTACATTAGGTACGAGGGGCTCATCGTAGAGCACGTTGCCGCCTGACTCAATTACTTGTAGGCGGATCTGTCCCCCCTGGTTTTGAAAGTAGTGGTAAAAGGAAACGAACAGCCCCGGTTCAGTGTCCGGGGTGAAGATGCGGCTGGTTAGCCGTCCGGCTCCAGTGCTTGAGTCATATAGTGCGGCCCCACCCTCGGAGGCACTTCTTAACCGGCTTCGGTTGTTCCAATTTACGTTTGGGATGTTGTCAGCCTTACCATCCGCGTCCCATTGCCAGCCAGCCGTGACCGGCCAATTACTCAAGTCTGCCGCAAAATCATCCGAAAATGATTGGCCCGAGAGCGTACTGGCTAGTAGTACCAGGCAGATGAGTGTGATTGATTTTTTGAAGAACGTCATGATGTAAATCTTTTCGGTGCATCCAATAAAGCTATGTTTGGCTCCGGAAGGAACCGATTTAATAGGGGGTAGAAGGCAGTAGAAGATGCTAAAACAGTGAGTAGTTGTCAGTCAATTATAAGGCTTCCCGAAGCTTCCGGGCTTTTTCTTGCAGGGCAGCATCACTTTTAGGGATGGCATCAAGGTATTTTTCTACCGCTGCGGCTTCCCCTTTTTTGAGGGCAAGTAAGGCTAGGTACCAGTTGGCGTAACCGGCCATCTCACTATTTGCACTGGCCAATTGTTGAAAGACCTCCTTTGCCTCTTCGTTTTTATTGGTTTCCATTAGAGAAATGCCAAGGGCTAATTGAGCCTGCCCGTTAGGTGCCTGGGTTAATAATTCTCGCAGTGGCGCAATTGCTGCGGCGTATTCGCCAGCGTTGAACTTGGCTTCCGCTTCCTGCGCAATACTCGTTCCCGTACCGCGCTCGACGAGCGCAATGGGTGGATGATCTCCGTAGAGAGAGTCATCAAAACCAGCGCCATCGTTAAAAAATTGGAAGGCAAGAATTAGTAGCAGGATTGTGGCTGCAGCGGAGAGCGCCACCATCCAGGTCCGTTTACGCTTTCGGGGCTCGAGGGCGATCACCTTAGCTTCCCGAGGCGATTGTTGCATGGCTTCGACTATCGTCCTTCTAAAATCTGCTTCCCCCACGGTAGCCCGTAGGTGGGCGTATAGTTCTTCTCTTTCAGCAACGGCCTGAGCAAAAGTGGGGTCCGTTGCCTGCCGGCGCTTAAAATTCGCCAGCTCATCAGCAGCTAGGTCACCGTCCAGCCACCTTTCAATGTCTACGTAATCCTGCTCTTTCATGAGTGACGATCTAAGGCTGTTAACAATTCCCGCCAGCGTTGTAGGCAGGCGTTTTTTCTCCGGTAGACCGTGTTTGCATTACTCATGCCTAACTTCTCGGCGGCTTCAGCGGGCTTGGTGCCTTTGGCGAGCAGCTTTAGTAAGTCCTGGCAGGTTGCGCTGAGCTGAGCCATGGTAGTGTCCAGTTTGCGCTTCCTTAGTGCCGCTTCTTCCTCAATTTCTAGGGCAGAAGCCACGCGGTCTTCACTATCGTATCGCGCTACCTCTACTTCTCTTACCTTTTGTTCCTTGTTTTTTTTACGTAGCTGATCAATCCAACGGTTCCGACAAATCGAAAATATCAGTGCGCCGATGGGGCAAGTCAGCGTATACCCCGGCTTATGAGCGGAGTGGTAGAGGCTTACGAGGGCCTCCTGAAATAGATCCGCCGCATCATCTTCTGACCCATTATTCCGCTTTACCCAGGTCACAATCTTAGGGAAAGACTGTTGGTACAACTCATTCACCGTCGCTGAGTCATTCTCGCGCAGTGCCCGCAGGTACCGTTGGTCAGCGTGTGGTGCCATAAATAAAAGTTGTGCCCGCAAGGTAAGAAGATTAGCCCGCAGCCGATCATGATTCAGTGACGCGTGCGAAAACACACTGCTACCACGGCGTCATGATCTCATAGTCTCAGTTTTGATCCTTTGAATTAGCTGGCTCTTCACTCGAGGGGCCAGCTTCTTTTACTGATCTACGTTCTGAGCATGGGCGCTGCCGCAGGTGCCAACAAATAGGTTAACCGGATCGAGCACTGTACGTATTGGACACCTTCACGCGCAAATCAGGCCGTGTTGAAATGGATCAGCTGATGTTAGATCAAAGGGTAAGACCGCAAGTACTCCGTACAGTCAACCCACAAAAAAACCCGGAAGCATCCTGAGGGACACTTCCGGGTTATAAGGTTTGCATGGGGAAGATTACTCTTCCTCAGCAGCCGGCGTAGCGGGAGCTACCGGAGCGGCGCTCTTCTTACGGCGGCTACGACGGGTCTTACCAGCTTTAGCGGTAGCACCACCTTTCGTGTAGACGTCGTTGTAGTCGACCAATTCGATCATGGCCATTTCGGCGGCATCACCCAAACGGGAGCCGGTCTTGATAACGCGGAGGTAACCACCGGGGCGGTCGCCAACCTTCGGAGCGATCTCTTCGAAGAGGACGTTGATGATGTCCTTATTATTCAAGGCTGCGAAAACGGTACGGCGGTTGTGCGTATCGTTCTTTTTGGCTTTGGTGATAAGGGGCTCAGCGAATACACGGAGGGCTTTAGCCTTGGCCAAAGTTGTGTTGATCCGCTTGTGAGTAAACAAAGCAATGGCGAGGTTACGCAGCGTTGCTTTGCGGTGTGCCGTTTTTCGGCCGAGGTGGTTGTGTTTCTTACCGTGACGCATGTCTGAGGGAAAGATTGGTGGTAACACTTTTCCATCGCCGCGGCAAGGTGGACGCTTGCGAAAGGATGGATGTAATTACCGAAGGTTGAAATTGGAGTTCAATGCCGTTGCCGACAGTCCACATTATTAGTCTATAGTCTGTAGTCTATAGTCTTCAGCACTATAGACTAAAGACTACAGACTAATCTTTTACTCTTCGTCGAGTTTGTACTTGGAAAGGTCCATACCGAAGGTCAGGCCTTTCTCTACGAGTAGTTCTTCGATCTCTACGAGGGACTTCTTACCGAAGTTGCGGAACTTGAGGAGTTCGTGCGTATCGTAGCGGACCAGTTCGCCGAGGCTGTTGATCTTCGCTGCTTTGAGGCAGTTGTAGGCCCGTACGGAAAGGTCGAGGTCTTCGAGGCTGGTTTTGAGGAGCTTCCGCATGTGCAGGATGTGCTCGTCAACGATGCTCTCTTCACGCGTGCCAACGGTCTGGAACTCGATCGCTTCGTTGGTGATGAGTACGAGGTGCTGAATCATGATGTTCGCCGCCTCACGTACCGCATCTTCCGGGTGGATGGTGCCGTCGGTTTTGACTTCGAGGATCAGGTTTTCGTAGTCCGTACGCTGGCCAACACGGGTAGCCTCAACGCGGTAGGCTACGTTCTTGATTGGCGTGTAGATAGCGTCCACGGGAATAACACCAATTGGAGCATTCTTGGAAAGGCTCTCGTCTGCAGGTACGTAACCGTAGCCCTTAGTTATCGTGAGCTCCACTTCGAGGTTAACGAAAGGTTCCATGGTACAAAGTACCATATCTGGGTTCATCACCTTGAAGACGTTGGTGTGGTCACCAATGTCCTTGGCCGTGAACTGGTCCTTACCGCTAATGGTGAGGTACACTTTTTCTTCTTCGAAGCTGTCGTCCGTCTGGATGAGGCGCTTCAGGCGAACCTGCTTGAGGTTGAGGATAATTTCTACTACATCCTCGGTAACACCGCGGATGGTGGAGAACTCGTGGTCCACTCCGGCGATACGAACGGCGGAGATAGCGCAACCTTCCAGGCTGCTGAGAAGAACGCGACGGAGGGAGTTACCGATCGTCTGGCCGAAGCCGGGTTCCAGGGGTTTAAATTCAAAAGTACCGTGAAAGTCATCGGACTTCTGCATCGTGATCTTGTCCGGCTTCTGGAAGTTCAGCATTGTGCTCATATTTCGAATTATCGCTTTGAGTGGTTTTTCGGGCGGCAGTGGCGGGGTAGCCAACCGGACGGAAACACCTGGACTATTAAATTAGTTTGTCCCCAGCGGGCCGGGTGGCCTGGCTGGGGACTGGACGGCGCCCGTAGGGGGGTGGGGAAGTGGGTCGCCGCCCGGGGGGGGATCTTGGGGCCCGCTCCAGTTCTGGAGGAGGCGCCAAGGGTATCCCCGCCTAAGACTTACTTAGAGTAGAGTTCGACGATCAACTGGGTGTTGATCTTCTCGGGGATGTTCTCCCGCTCAGGAACAGCAAGGAAGATACCTTCCATCTTGCTCTGATCGAAAGACAACCAACCGTAGTTGCGTACGTCGCTCTTGCCGGATACGGAGTCGCGAACAACTTCCAGACCCTGAGACTTGGGGCGAACGGTGATCTTGTCACCAACCTTCACGTGAGTAGAAGGAACGTTGTTCAAACGGCCGTTCAACAGGATGTGACGGTGAGAAACGAGCTGGCGGGCAGCGCGGCGCGTTGGTGCGAGACCAAGGCGGAACACGACGTTATCCAGGCGGCTCTCGAGTAGCTGAAGCAGCACTTCACCCGTGATACCACGGCTGGCCTGCGCCTTTTCGAAGAGGTTGCGGAACTGACGCTCGAGCACACCATAAGTGTACTTAGCAATCTGCTTCTGCGTCATCTGCAGTTTGTAATCAGAAGGTTGGCGGCGGCGGCCACGGGTGTTACCGTGTTGGCCTGGCTTGTACTTCTTACGCTCGAACGCGCGGGAGTAGCCGAAGATCGGCTCGTCAAGAGCACGGGCTTTCTTTGCCTTTGGACCAGTATATCTAGCCATAATGACCTGAGTCTTTAGATCCCATCCCTAAACTGAAGTTGGGGAGCGGGGACGTTAGTTTAATGGAGAATGGAGGGGATTATACGCGGCGGCGCTTGGGAGGGCGGCAACCGTTGTGAGGAAGTGGCGTCACGTCCTTGATCTTGGTTACGCGGATACCGGCACCGTCGAGCGCGCGGATGGCGGCTTCACGGCCACTACCGGGGCCTTTTACGTAAACCTCAACGCTACGGAGGCCGGCTTCGTAGGCATCGCGAGCTGCGTTACCGGAAGCTACCTGAGCAGCGTAGGGAGTGGATTTCTTCGAGCCGCGGAATTTTTCCTTACCAGCCGTTCCCCAACTGATCACGTCACCACCCTTATTGGTGATGGTGATGATGATGTTGTTGAAAGATGCCTGGATGTAAGCGAGGCCTTCGCTCTCAACTTTGACTTTGCGTTTCTTGGACGTCGTGCGTCCACCGCCTGATGGTCTCTTAGCCATTATTTAGTGACTTTTTTCTTGTTAGCTACTGTTTTACGCTTACCCTTACGAGTACGCGCATTGGTTTGGGTGCGCTGTCCGCGCAGTGGGAGACCCTTACGGTGACGGAGACCGCGGAAGCAGCCAATGTCCATAAGACGTTTGATGTTCGTGGAAACCTCCGTACGTAGATCACCTTCAACCTTGTACTCGTTCTGGAGTAGGTTAGAGATGGTACGGATGTTCTCATCGGTCCAGTCTGCTACGTGAGTGTCATGGTCAACACCGGCTTTGTCGAGAATCTCTCGAGCCCGGGTGGCCCCTACACCAAACACGTAGGTCAAACTGATAATTCCGCGTTTCTGCCGCGGGAGGTCAACACCTGCAATTCGTGCCATAATGAAGTTGTGTAAAAATTACCCTTGGCGTTGCTTGAACTTGGGGTTCTTTTTATTAATGATGTAAACTTTGCCCTTGCGACGCACGATCTTGCAATCGACGCTACGCTTCTTTACTGAGGGTCTAACTTTCATAATCCAATTAGTTGAATCCGCCTAAAACGAGAAGGCAGCAGCTCAGAGCCTATTTGTAACGGTAAGTGATACGGCCGCGCGAAAGATCGTACGGGCTCATTTCAACGGCTACCTTATCACCAGGAAGAATCTTGATGTAGTGCATCCGCATCTTGCCGGAAATACTGGCTTTGATTTCGTGGTCGTTTTCCAAGCGCACGCGGAACAAGGCGTTCCCCAGGGCTTCTTCGATCACGCCATCCTGCTTAATCAGGTTTTTTTTGGACATGTTTTGAATTTCGGAGGGCAAAGGTAATGCTTTCATTACAGCTACCCAAGTGTTTAGAATATTTGTTTCACTTAAGTAAAGGCACACCGCGTCTATTCGGTTGAATTACAGCTCAATAGCACTGATCTCAACCGCTTCAACAAGTCCACTCTGGACTACCTCATATTGGCAACCCGAACATCCACCAAATTAAGTTTTGAGAATTACGCTTCAGCGGCCTAATTCAGGTACATGACAGCATTCCACAACTGATTTGCCTTCTACCGTAAGAAAATCTTAAAAACACTACCACCGCGGAAGTTAGACCGCTCGCTGCTCGATCAGATACTAGCGGCAACGGGCTGGTAGATGGCCACCAATTCCTCGTCGAGGTTGTCGACGTACTTCAGATTAGGATTATTTCTTATGGCTTCTTCGATTGGGCGGTGGTCGCTCATCAGATCAGCTGGTGCGCCGCCGGGAGAGATTGCAATGGAGTGCTCGTAGTGAGCGGCCGGTTTACCGTCGCGCGTAACGATCGTCCAGCCATCGTCGCGGCCGTGAACGTCCTTGCGGCCCAGGGTGATCATAGGCTCGATGGCAATGATGAGGCCCGCCTTTAGGACTGGGCCCCTACCCCGCTTTCCAAAGTTGGGCACGTCCGGTGCTTCGTGGAGAGAGCGCCCGAGGCCGTGGCCCACCAGTTCTCGTACTACACCGTATCCGTGCTCGCGTTCCGTATAGTACTGAATTGCATGGCTGATATCTCCAACCCGCTTCCCGGCGCGGGCGGCGTCGATCCCCAGATAAAGGGAATGCTTGGTCCGGCGGCAGAGGTCCATGACCTCTTCGACTACGTCGCCGACGCAAAACGTGTAAGCAGCATCTCCGTAGAATTCGTTGACGATCGTGCCACAGTCAATACTAAGGATGTCGCCGTCCTTAAAGACCTGGTTTTGATCCGGCAGGCCGTGGACTACCTCCTCATTCTGGCTGACGAGTAAGGTAGACGGACAACCGTACAATCCTTTAAAGCCAGGGACGGCACCGTGATCGCGGATGAACTCTTCGGCGAAGGTGTCGATCTCCAGGCCGGTGAGACCTGGCCGTAGCATCTTACCTACTTCGGTCAGGGTTTTACACACCAACTGACAGGCAACCCGGCTGCGTTCGATTTCCTCGGGTGTCTTGTAGATCATCTTACGGTCCTTTCTGCTCATACTTTGTGGGGCTTGGCCAGGCTAACGCCCGATCCGGAATTGAGTTGAAAATTTCCGCAAAGATAGCCCTTCCCCCGGGGAGCGGTTAGATTCCGTTGATAGGAACGCTCTTTACTGGCCACCTCTACCCCTCTTCCATTAAGAATAACTTTGGGGCCTATCTTTCCAGCCTAGTCACCTACATATGCTTTACCGACTCATCCCAACTTTTTTACTTGCCCTTTCCCTGGCACCCGCGGCAGCGCAGGATGAACAGATCTACCCCGCGGACCAACCCGTTGTCACTAATCTGTGGCACCGGGCGGCGGATATCAGCCCACGGCTCAGGGCTGTGGAAGCGGGGGAATTCAGCCCGGACGGACAGTACGCCGTTAGCGGCGGAAAATTTGGTTACGAGGTGATCAAATGGAACGTGATCGACGGCACCGTTGCCTGGCGAGCCGCCCACGAAAGCGAAGTGGAATGCGTCACCTTCAGCCCCGACGGTAAACGCATAGCCAGTGGTGGTGAAGACCTTACGTTACGTATCTGGGACGCCGCTACCGGCGCCGCCCTCCACGTGATCCGCCTGAAAGATGCCGGGCTGGACGGCATCGCTTGGAGCCCGGACGGCCGCTTCATCGTGGGCGGCGACGAAGCCGGTAACGCCATCTTCTTTGATGCGACCAGCTACCAGGAAGTCCGCCGCATCAACTGTGGATCGACGATCAACTCGCTGGACTTCACGAAAGACGGGCTTCGCCTGATAGTAGGCGGCAACATCCAAACCCCGGATGCTAACGGACCGGGCGGGAAGCGCTACGAAGGCTTCGCGCGAGTGATTGACGTGGCTACCGGTTCGGTGACGCTGAGCATCCCCCGGCAATCGGGTAGCATAAAGAGCGTCCGTTGGAGCCCCGACGAGCAACTGATCGCAACGGGTGGTTTTGACAACAAGGCCCGCCTGTTCTCCGCCGCAACCGGGGCCTTGGAAAAGGAATTCAGCAACCCACTGAAGATCGAGGCCGTGGCCTTCACGCCCGACGGACAGTACCTGGTAACGGGCGGCCACGCCAAGGCCATCAACTTTTACCGGATGAGCGACCGCGAGCTGGCCCTCTCCCTGCCCTCGGCCCGCGTGGAATACATTGATTTTTCGGCCGACGGCAGGACGATGCTCATCGCCTCCGAAGACAGCGGGCTTTTATCCTGTTACCTGCTACAGAGTGACGTCCAGGCGCGGGGCAACTACCAGCAGATTGCGGATAAGCAACTCAATAATCAGGACCTTAAGCACCGGCCATGAAACGATCGACCTTTTTCAAATCCCTCGCGGCAGGTACGATTGGATTGCCAGTGGCACTACGTCTCCTCGGGGGCAAGGTGAAAGCCCAGGGCAGCGACCAGACCGTGAGCGGGGAACAGTTCCAGTGGAAAATGGTCACCACCTGGCCACCGGGCTTCCCTATTTTGGGTGAAGGTTGCGAGATGTTGGCGGACCTCTGCCGGGTGATGTCCGGCGGACGGCTCGACATCACCGTCTACGGAGGGGGCGAACTCGTACCGCCCCTGGAGATCTTTGATGCCGTCCGCAATGGCGCAGCGGAGATTGGTAGCGGCGCGGCCTACTACTGGGCGGGGAAGGCGCCGGCGGCCCAATTCTTCGCGGGCTTTCCCTTTGGTTTCAACGCCCAGCAAATGAATGCCTGGCTCCTGAGTGGCGGCGGGATGGAACTCTGGCGGGAACTGTACGCTCGGTATAACCTCGTTCCCTTCGTAGGTGGCAACACTGGCGTACAAATGGGCGGCTGGTACAACCGCCGCATCGACACCGTAGAAGATTTTAAAGGGCTGAAAATGCGGATGCCCGGTCTGGGCGGCCGCGTGCTGGAACGACTGGGCGGCACGCCCGTCCTGCTGCCCGGCGGGGAACTGTACACCGGGTTAGAGCGAGGCATCATCGACGCTACCGAATGGATCGGGCCCTACCACGACACCTTCATGGGCTTCCATGAGATCGCTAAGTACTATTACTATCCTGGTTGGCACGAGCCGGGGACGGCCTTTGAGTTCTTCGTCAATAAAGACAAGTACGAAGAGTTACCGGATGACCTACGGGAGATCTTCCGCGTGGCCACGCACTACGTAAATATGTACACCATCTCGGCCTTTGAGGCGAAGAACGCAGAAGCATTGGAAGGGCTCCAGCAAACGGAGGGGCTGAGCCTCCTACCCTTCCCGCCCGCCGTGTTGGCCAAGGCCCGGGAAGCCGCCGCGGAGGTGATCGAGGAATACGCTGCTTCTGACCCCTTCGCTGCCCGCGTCTACGCCTCCATCCAACGATTTCAGGAACTGGCCAAACCCTGGTCCAAAATGACCGAAACGGCTTATTACAACGAGCTGAGTTAGAACTACTAATTAGGCCACATCACCCTCCAACGTCGGCTGAGAAGCATCGGAGTTGAACAGCCCGCAGATCAAGAAGGGGACGCTGAACAGGAAGTAACTCAGGTCCACCTTACTACCGTGGAAGGCCAGGTCGAAACCACTCTGCCAGACGTGAAAGGCGAAGTAAACCCCGACGATCAGGAACAAGAGATAGCCACTCCAAATAAAGGGACGGGCCCGGGCCGGCGGATAGGCCAGTAATCCCGTAGCCAATAGGAAGAAGCCCGCGACAAACGAATGCGGAACCAAAAAACCACCCTGCACGATGAAGGGGTTGATGACCATAAATTCTTCCGGCCAGGCGAGGTAGAACGGCAGAAAGATGAGGGCGAAAGTCACCAACGAAATGATTGCGGAGACCACTACCCTACCTACGTATAGCCGTTGCAATAAGAGTGAACCAAAGATCAACAGGTAAGCCAAACCAAAGACCGAGCGGGTGGCCAGGAGCAGACCGGTTGCCACCGCCAGTAATCCCAATTTTGGCCAATTAGCCTTGGCCTTAATTGCGTAAGCCCAGGCCGCCAACCCTAGGAGCACCAGGATCGTAAAGGTGATCACGTTGCTGCGGACAAGGATCTCCCAGTACAACCAGGCGGAGCTCCCCACCAGGAGGAGCAAGGCGTTTATCCGACGATCGTGGTCAACGCTCTTGGTCAGCCAGTGAGTTCCCGCGATGGGGCCAATTATGGCCAGCAAAACGAGCCATCCCACCTTGTAAAATGGATAAGCCAGAAAGTGATAGACAGGCATCGGCCCCGGCGGGTTCCCCCGGTGCGACTCTGCCAGGTAGGGGTAGCCACCGGCCTCCAAGGCTTCCAGGAAACTGCTGATGACGCTCCACCGGTCAACGTTCAATCCTTCCAGATCGACCCGGTAGTGGACGAAAGCAGCGGCCGCGACCCAGCCAATCGCCAACATCGACCAGAGCACGGTTGGGGAGATTCGACGAAGAAGTTTATCGTAAATCGTCGACGTGAACATTAGCGCCTGCCCTCCCGCAACAGCCAGCGCCAGCACGGGGGCGAAGCGCGTCACCCGCTGGCCGTACTTCCACACGAAGAGGAAGTTGATCGCGATCAACAGCGCGAGCACCCAGCTTTGGTGGTTTTTCGTTGCGTTCATCATTGCGGGTGAAATAGGTCCCCCTTGCCCACAAACCTACTACGCCCGGGGGTGACTACCGGCCGGTCTGTCCGAAAACCGGTCAATTCTCTCCGCAAGTGGAACAATCAGCGTACCTAGCCGTCCGTAAGCAAAACCCCTACCCTATGAGTAATTGGTACGAAGGCTGGACGGACGTCACCTACCCCATTTTTGAAGGCATGACCGGCTGGCCCGGCCAACCCGAGACGAGTTACGACGTACTGAGCTGCATTCACTGCGGCGATACGGCCCGCGTTACCGTCGTGACGATGAGCGTCCACTCGGGCACCCACATGGATGCGCCGAGCCACTTCCTGGCGCAGGGGATCGACATCAGCCGGGCACCCATTGATTTTGGGATGGGCCCGGCACGGATTGCCCACATTGATTGTGACGGGCCCATCACGCCGGCCCATCTGGATGCTTACGTGGCTCGCACCCGTCCGTTGGAAGCCGGGGAACGCCTCATTTTACGGACGCCCAACAGCGATAAGCAATTCTGGCTGCAGGACCCATTCGATACGGAGTACCGGGGCATTGGCCCGGAGGCGGCCCACTGGATTGCGGAGCGGAAACTCAAAATGGTGGGGGTGGATTATCTCTCCGTCGGGCCGTTCCACCAGGGGAACCCGCAGACCCACCGAGCCTTGATGACTGCCGGGGTGTGG includes these proteins:
- a CDS encoding TRAP transporter substrate-binding protein, with amino-acid sequence MKRSTFFKSLAAGTIGLPVALRLLGGKVKAQGSDQTVSGEQFQWKMVTTWPPGFPILGEGCEMLADLCRVMSGGRLDITVYGGGELVPPLEIFDAVRNGAAEIGSGAAYYWAGKAPAAQFFAGFPFGFNAQQMNAWLLSGGGMELWRELYARYNLVPFVGGNTGVQMGGWYNRRIDTVEDFKGLKMRMPGLGGRVLERLGGTPVLLPGGELYTGLERGIIDATEWIGPYHDTFMGFHEIAKYYYYPGWHEPGTAFEFFVNKDKYEELPDDLREIFRVATHYVNMYTISAFEAKNAEALEGLQQTEGLSLLPFPPAVLAKAREAAAEVIEEYAASDPFAARVYASIQRFQELAKPWSKMTETAYYNELS
- a CDS encoding cyclase family protein produces the protein MSNWYEGWTDVTYPIFEGMTGWPGQPETSYDVLSCIHCGDTARVTVVTMSVHSGTHMDAPSHFLAQGIDISRAPIDFGMGPARIAHIDCDGPITPAHLDAYVARTRPLEAGERLILRTPNSDKQFWLQDPFDTEYRGIGPEAAHWIAERKLKMVGVDYLSVGPFHQGNPQTHRALMTAGVWIVEGIDLRKVAEGDYDLICLPLKLVGCDGSPVRVLIRQTA